From the genome of Malus sylvestris chromosome 13, drMalSylv7.2, whole genome shotgun sequence:
TGTCAAGAGCTATATTTCCTCGACTAATCTTAAGACATCCTCAGTGCATTCAAGTTGTGTGAGGCAACCAAAATTTATTTTGTGTACTAGTGGGTATCTTTCAGCCTTCACTTCTACATACTCAACATTACTTATTGGGACTGAACCTCACTCCAAGAGAGTCAAGGTTACATGGGAAGTTCTGTCCGATGTCCTTCATGATGCGAATAAAAAACATAGGTGCGAATCATGTTCACAAGTTCAGACCATCCCTATCCAGTGGGTTATATTCGTGCAACTTCACCAGCATGCTTCTCCCAAACCCACAATTTTCTGTCTGGAACAGCTGATCCTGAAGCATGGTACTGTTGCTAGTGCCATAGAGAGTCAAGCATTGGTGATTGAGAGTTTGCGAATGGGGTGAATCAGAAACAAAACAGTAGGGTGAATTACATGCAATCAAGGCTTCATTTTGTTATGAAGTTCTCTGCAAAAGAAATTGCTTTTGATTAGCATTTTCAACATGCACTACAAGGTGGAATTGACTAGTTTGTGGGTGATGCATTGGCTAAAGTTGTCAAGCTGATACTCTATTTTCAGTACAAGGAAGGCAAGTGAATGGGTGCTTTTGAGAATCTATTTTTTCGAAGGGAACTaccattgaaatgttttaatgttGACCAGCAGGGCAATGGTTGCAGTTGAATTGAAAACATGTCATTTCACAAGTGTGGCGCTGTAAGTTCTTATGCTTCATAATTGGTGGTCTTATGCTTCTTCCTTAGCTCCCACTGTTGAGCCTTCAACCACCTTGTTACTAAGCACAGAGGAAGGTCTAGTTCAGAAACCATCCCTACAAGTAGTATTGGCTCAACTGATTTCTCACCTTCATTCCAAGAACTACAAATTCACACTTCGTTTGCAAGACTCCTTAGTTGAATTTCACTGCAAACAATTCCAGATTCCAAGTGCTAATCTTaaccttgaggacaatgttGTTTTTCAAGGGAACGGCAATGTTATGAACTTAGGATTTAGTGATTGGCTTAATCACTATTAGGGGTTTAATATTGGATTTCTTAAGCTTATTCCTGTTAATTAGTGAAGTCTATTAGAAATGCCAGCTGGTACTAAAAGTGTAGAAGTCTATAAAAGTAGCTAAACTCCCTTAATTGTAGTAGATCAAAATTTACacaaaagaaatataaacaaacaacaattcaagagctctactctctctctctctctctctctctctcttcattccCCCTCCCTCTCTATCCTCGGTGTTACTTGCAGGTTGATTAGTGGAATTAAGAATTGGATCGTATCAGATTTGAGGatttttaagtccaaaaccGTGTAAAACCATGTGGGTGAACCGTGGAGTTTTGACAGCGATTCTGCCGTTCTCGTGAGTCTCACCACCCACtaccacccttaatcaactccccttggacccaggaacaagacccaactAGTTGTAGGGGTGTCAGAGCACTGAGGAAGGAGAATCGAAGCTCACTCATTCTAGGGTTTTCGACAGGTTTAAGagaaattggagcttttcccggtcaaattggacttggccacatgtataaaacttactctactcattaagatcttcattcctgtaaaatttgggaatttttggaaaaaaatgaATTTCCTGCGAGTCAGGGCGCCCAGCCCCTACCTTTGAACAACAATTCAACTTCTCTTAAAATTTTATTGTGAGGAACCTATTGAAGCTGTGGTTATATGAATTATTGAAGGAATTCTAAATGTGGGCTTATACTTTGTTTTAGGCTGCCATAGAGCGCGACGCCTTGATTCTCTTGCTAGGGTGCGTTAGCGCGGACCCTAGTTGAGttactttaatatatgtgatatagtTATTACCCTGAAAACTCCCGTGCTAGGATACTTTGTGGATATAGCATGGATTTCTAAAATATGTTTTATGCTAAATAATTGTTTATATAAAGTGTGCCATCGATCTACTTTATGAAATGTTATGTGACTTGGATATTTGAATTGTTTATGAATTGTGTTTTAAAATATGTATTTGATTGTTTGATAAATGTGAGGGCTAATAGATGACCGTTACCCTGGTGTCATGGGGTTAGGTGACACTGAgtctgcaccatgtagcagtggtacatggatggtcctgcttggttaatccgcgataggggACCATACTATTTATGGATCGTACTTGGTTAATTCGTGATAGGCAATCCTTATATCTTTGGTATGGCCATACACACACTTAGggatgatcatgcttggtaaTCTGCGataggtgatcactgcctaacagATGCGTATGAGTGactttgcttggttaatccgcgataagGGGTCACTGCCTTCTTGGTTATTGCAGGGGCGGCTCTGCTTAGTTAATTAATGATAGGAGGCCACTTcctgtttggttacttatgtaggcTTCGGATGAACTGCATCACTCTAGCCTTAGTTTTTAGTGTTTTTGTGAACTATAGTTTTGAGAACGTTGTGTTTTGATTTAGAAAAGTTGTTGGATGTCGGGGTGACTCATTCGGAGAGTTCAGAGACTTGATATTGATTCTTACGAATGAATTATATTCGAGGTTTATAAACTGTGACTAATGGttggttttattattattatcacatactttgcattattgtcactcacacgAGCTTTGCAGCTTATCCGGGTTGTTGTTTGTCCGGTGCACCATTCCGATGGTGTAGGCACTGATCATACAGGTGACAGGTCTGAGTAGATTCTGAGAAGTCCGTAGGTGGGGGTAGCAGCGCAGTTATCATAAACTTGGAGCGTTAGGTTACCCTTTATCCTCTCTTGtactttatttttttggactttCTTTTGAGCACCTCGGACTTGTTCCAAGTCTAGCGAGGGTTATGTTTCTTTTTGaagtgtacatatttgtaaatatCTTGTGGATGACCTAGCCACCctcataattattttgggtTATTTGTTAGAGTCGTATTTCATTCCGTAACTTATGACATATTCAACGAACGTTACTTCCTCTTATCACGTGTCGATTCTCGACATATGTCGGGGTCGGGGCGTGACATAAATAACTATTTAACCGACTAATGTTATAGCTCTACTAAAATAATAACGATAATAACTAGTCTTTGATGATATCCCACATTGGGCAGAGACAGTAAAAAAGAAGAGACTAAATATCATAACTCCACTCCAACTAATACATAaactttttgtgataaaatcttacatctgaaaaaaaaaattgcaaaactaCAGTGAGTGCATTGGATGCACTTgagttttagttttcttttttctttttctttttttttctatcggCCTTCACCCACAACTATTTTTCCCTTGATTCCTCTATCTTTTTCCTTCTCGAGCTCAAAATAAAATCTCAATTAAACACAATACCTAAGTTAATCttttatgatttattgagcCTAGTGTTAATCTAATTTTGAATACACTAAGTACGAGTGTACAACTTGCTATACTTTCATTAAGGATTGTGAAATTCATTTTCCACTTTTGACAAAAGATCTCCTGTATTCTTGTTTGTCGTGTGTTTAACTCATAATCTTGGTGTATAATACGACCTTTTGGAAGTACGATAACAAATCATGCACAatataaatgaaagtatgatCAACTTCTAGACGCTTATTTACTATgacctcaacaacaacaaagtcttttcccactaagtggggtcagctagatgaatcctagaatgccattcCACTCGGTTATGTGTCacgtcttccgttagatccaaatactcttaagtcttttcttagagtttcTTTTAAAGTCTTCCTGGTTCTTAGAGTTTCTTTtaaagtcttcctaggtcttcctctacccctttggccctgaacatCTGTTCcgtaatcgcatcttctaaccggagcattAGTAGGCAttcgtttcacatgtccaaaccatcgtaatcgattttctctcatctttccttcaatttcgactactcctactttatctcggatatcctcattcctaatcttatcatttcttgtgtgctcacacatccaatgaagcattctcatctctgctacaccaattttatgtacgtgttgatgcttcactgtccaacattctgtgccataaagcattgctagccttattgccgtcctataaaatttttccatTTATTTACTACGACCCCATTGTTATAAAATTCTGCCTCCACCAtagattgtgcaggtggtaattaataaattagtgacaatatcggtgttgttgaaaGTGGGCCTTTGACCTGTCTCTATGATAATTTGATAGTCTCTCCCATATGCTTACACGTGTACGAAATTAGTTTTTAtgttaaatcatgttttttaggtttttaatataaaaaactgatttatattttcttgttaAAGAATTGGTCAAAAAAGGGAAGCCACACGTAAACCACCCACTACAAAGTCCACGTATGAGAATTGTCTTTGTAAGACCTAGTCCTACTACACGCATTAGAAATGTCTTTGTAagtcgtgtgtgtgtgtatattaaCGCCCAGCCTCGTTTCTCATTATTCAGTCCAGTTTTCGCAACAGTACCCTCTTTATTCTCTCTTTCATATATCTTAGCCATGGGAGTAGCCATGTCTGCAACTTATACTCCCATATCTACAGGTAAAAGTTCAGACGACTGCGAGAATCCCGATTCCTTACCCATTTCTGCAACTAAAAGCTCTCTGTTATCAGCGTGcgataaaatcttttgggtcTTGATGCTTGCTCTTTTTCTCATAGCTTTTGCTCTTCTCATTGGGCTCAGGGTGTCGTCGTCCGAAATAAGTAGTTCGGGGTACAAATGCCCCGACTTCACCATCAACGGCGCTCATCTCACCCAGTTCAATTACACCGGAAGCAACCGTACTCTCTCCTACAACCTCGCCCTCAacatcaccctcacaaaccccaAGAAGAAACTCTTCCTCGAGTTGATTGACGTCAAAGTCAGTGCATACTATCAAGACAAGAGAATTGGGCAGGTGACTTTGATGGATCGGTCGATGTCGTCGACACCCAAGAACACAACCATTTTTCAGAATGTAGTCGTTCAAGGGCACGATATGTTGTTCGAGCAATTTCAATCTGTGACCCGCCCTGCAGCAGCTGAGCTTTATAGTATCGACGTGGTCATTGCTTTCCAGGATAGGTATACTGTTCATCGGGGTGAGGTCATCTACAATCTGAGGCTTCCTTTGAGTTCCAATGGAACATATTGGGATGCTGACAAGACTACAAACTGccccatatatatatagttactAATTTGTTATATTGCGTCTGATAAGAGGGAGGCTAATATCAAATTAATTCAACTAAATATGCATTAAATGAGAAATTTGttgtttgaaataaaaaattggcTAAATCTCATTTCTGGTTCCTGTAGTTTAGTTGTTGTTCACTTTTGGCTCCCGTGTTTTTAATTGTCTCAATGTAAATCCTTATATAGTTTAGTAAACGATGCAATTCAAAGATATTTTAATGAAATGTGCCACTACATGGGCATTCTAGTCATTGCAAGAAAAATTAGGACGCCTTCATCTCCTTTTGGCGTGTTTAATAAATTGGAAAACAATAAGGAAGAGATCAGAATGCTTTATTCTATAAGGCTATTGTTGGGACATAAAATATTCGGACTAACATGAATACGTCATGTGTACAACTTATCAAATATGATTATTCTGTCCTTAACAGCATACACAAACTATTAGTCAAACTTAATAGGCCACATTCTCTAcgaaggccttaaaagcccacaATCAAGGCCTCCATGCCCAATTCATCGTCAACTGTCCAACTCGATCGCCATGTGACATACATAGATTACCCTCATATGCAATGGGTTTGCCTATCCGTATCTTAGCAAAGCAAGACTATTTGAAGCATATTCTCGAAATCTCAGGAATATTCCTCAATCGGTTTGCATACTAGGTAACACTCTGCTAACGGGTTCAAAGAATCTAGACGCTAAGGTTAACTCCTCAATTCTCTTTAAATAGCCAAGGTAGCCACTTTAGTCTGGTAATCAAGAACTTTCACCATGCCCTTATTGCTTCCTACAGTTTTTCTGACTTAAGCATCAAAGACCCTTTGGATAATACCACCCCGATGTTGGTCTAACTCCGTTTGTCTCTTTtctttgtgtgtgtatgttttCGTCAATTCAATCCCGGGGGAATATTGGTCCCCTTTGTGACTTAATTTGTTTTCTAATTATTGGTATTTGTTCAAGGAAGAATTTGCTCCCATGGATGCTTTATATCAGACCATACAAGTAGTATTTCCATGTTTCCCTTGCCTACTTTGTGttctcaatatatatatatagctttgTTTAGCTACTGGCAAGATAATCAGAAAAGAATTGTGGCTTTGTTTAGAGTTTTTGCTGGGTTGATGTGGATGTTGTGCAATTGCATAgaataatgctagagagattaatcttatagataaaattttgtaaactaaatgatatgaaagttgatgattgaattattacttaagcattgataaacgtgctcattcctATTGATAACAAATCATTttatttgcaaattttgtttacaaatttacaaatggatggaaaatgttaAATGTCCTTGAATTGCATCATTAACCAAATTACAAGGATTGACCAAAAAGGAACTTGAACTAAACTATTACAGGGACCAAACGTGAGATTTGGCCTTAAAATTTCTTTCCAAATTTGTTTCTACATCAGTTACAAACTTTCAATTCCAAATTCAACATACACGACTAAATTACGGGTTTGTTTgcatgtgtttttaaaataactgaaagcgtttttagagaaaatgtttttttattccaaaagcattttaagtgttttttaaaaaaaaaaaaactagttttgTGATTCTTCCAAGTATCACTTTAAGTGTTATTTCAAGTTTTACTAACATATTTACTAAGAAttgtttccaaaaatattttcaccaaaaacgctttcattcattttaaaagtacatccacATTCTtctttcaaaaattaaaatagaaaggctaattatattaacaccccacaaattgttgaataaacctcacaaacttaatacaccccacatttgctttttcacttaaagactatcttaatacaccccacttactttcccataataccctcacactcCACATTTTTAATATACATCTTATATTTTATACATACacccccacatttctcaaatcttataacactcatttttaattttcagggatTGAATCTAACCATATGAACACTAAAAGATGAAATGAATATAGAAGtttaaataatgcagcaaacgcaagattaaataattatcggtgtcatcgaaatcactaaaacaatgaaactatgaagtcttacctcatgtgaagctctTGAAACATCGATTTCATGTTCCattcataaaaaacaaattttcttaatcaacatgtttgatagtttagaatataaataatacgctaaaagtgatttgtgatgtatttataaatctttatttttttttaaacctaataaggtcaaaattgtcattacatagtagagtaaataagtcatttaatattaaattttaatatgaggtgcattcaacattttgtgggatGTTAATGTAAAAACCCAATAGAAATGCTAGGgatactttctcaaaattgaaactttgaattttaacacaatattttataatgtggtcacataaatgaaaattaaaccGTGAAGTAACATATAGTTTATAGTGAGTCCCGCTATGAGAGAGTCTCATTAGGAATTCTCAAATTAAAAAGTATTTCCCACATGAGAAAATGAGTGTTAATGTTATTCTGATTGTTATATCTTTAGTTGCTTATTTTATTCACATATTTAATTGCTTAATCAATGTTATTCTGATTGTTATATGTTTGTCGTCTTGTTTCCTAAAAGTAAGAACTCGAACCTCATTCCAACCATATAAAAACCATTACCCCCACTCGACCGGAATCAAAATATTAATCTCACCACCGTCATCACCATTCACCGCCAACCCACCACAAACCCAcatcgccgccgccgccgccgcccgCCAATTCTGTTCTCTCGCTCCAACCCTTCCGATCCTCAATTTTGGACCACCAACTCCAACCCCAAAACCCCCCAATTTTACACCCCAACCCTGttcaatcaaaaccctaattcca
Proteins encoded in this window:
- the LOC126595274 gene encoding NDR1/HIN1-like protein 10 gives rise to the protein MGVAMSATYTPISTGKSSDDCENPDSLPISATKSSLLSACDKIFWVLMLALFLIAFALLIGLRVSSSEISSSGYKCPDFTINGAHLTQFNYTGSNRTLSYNLALNITLTNPKKKLFLELIDVKVSAYYQDKRIGQVTLMDRSMSSTPKNTTIFQNVVVQGHDMLFEQFQSVTRPAAAELYSIDVVIAFQDRYTVHRGEVIYNLRLPLSSNGTYWDADKTTNCPIYI